From the genome of Leptospira licerasiae serovar Varillal str. VAR 010, one region includes:
- a CDS encoding bile acid:sodium symporter family protein has protein sequence MQLGAVEKGLLPALLAIVMLGMGFGLAVGDFRRIFTTPLQTLVGTLGHFVIMPLAAYAVVLILGLEYELALGVILVGSCPSGTTSNLINYLAKGDVALAVVITALSTLLCPLLTPVIVAFFGSLLDSTGSSVMQISFVEMLKTVVVIIVLPISIGMAVKHKFPNFAQKIETPYKIFSILFLVFVVAFVTYKNRDNFIEMVLLVGFAVILHNTFGFIAGYFFPKILGIAEKQARTISIEVAIQNTTLGMTLAIQFFGPKVALPSAIFSIWMYIAGIMMALFWGYVVPLKEEKAA, from the coding sequence ATGCAACTAGGTGCAGTCGAAAAGGGGCTACTTCCGGCTCTTTTGGCAATCGTAATGCTCGGAATGGGTTTCGGGCTAGCAGTCGGAGATTTTAGACGGATTTTTACAACTCCTCTCCAAACTTTGGTCGGTACCTTGGGCCATTTCGTCATCATGCCCTTGGCAGCATACGCGGTCGTATTGATCTTAGGTTTGGAATACGAACTCGCGTTAGGCGTCATTCTTGTAGGATCTTGCCCTAGTGGGACTACTTCTAATTTGATCAATTATTTGGCAAAGGGAGACGTTGCTCTTGCTGTTGTGATCACGGCACTTTCCACACTTCTCTGTCCGTTGTTGACACCAGTGATCGTCGCATTTTTCGGTTCGTTATTGGATTCAACCGGTTCCAGTGTTATGCAGATCTCCTTTGTGGAAATGCTTAAGACTGTTGTGGTGATCATTGTCCTTCCGATTTCGATCGGCATGGCTGTAAAACATAAGTTCCCTAACTTTGCTCAGAAGATAGAGACTCCTTATAAAATATTCTCCATTCTGTTTTTAGTTTTCGTAGTCGCTTTTGTAACTTATAAGAACAGGGACAATTTTATAGAAATGGTCCTTTTAGTGGGATTTGCGGTCATTCTTCATAACACTTTCGGATTTATAGCAGGTTATTTTTTCCCTAAAATATTGGGGATTGCAGAGAAGCAGGCGAGAACCATCTCTATCGAAGTTGCGATCCAAAATACTACTCTTGGTATGACTCTTGCGATCCAATTTTTCGGTCCTAAGGTAGCTCTTCCGTCTGCAATTTTCAGCATTTGGATGTACATTGCAGGAATTATGATGGCACTTTTCTGGGGTTACGTTGTCCCTTTAAAAGAAGAAAAAGCGGCTTAA
- a CDS encoding pectin acetylesterase-family hydrolase, translated as MKDVKRIWLGGIVLALSVTSFYCSPDQNTNNTQDLALLGGLLETPEKGTGNLGGLDNTDPKAQNILDDLTSVVYGSYDVVYIPGAVCSNGTPYKIFVDRADGILDWLLGYSSRLLVYLEPGGACWDYESCTGQTGIRGAANPNGIPDNHMNFGAFIDPNVPGGSPNAVISPIILRNHPTGQNVKTSNWNKVFIPYCTGDVYSGNKVATYSDPTGQNPPITYRHVGAKNMELVIDWLKNNFNKPKEMFVSGCSAGGAGSLINYHFIRKALSPSKSYLLNDSGPIFPAPGFGNQWPLQQKIKDAWNTEYFIGKAQPDFPSVDIRADYGKISEALAQKYPNDKLAITLFRRDANYSMYSYARFYGLDENNPADKEYIISTLWAQDIENLKAQYDRYPNLEYFIPYYRSINESHCTSIVEFTGTEIENTGITLGTFINDYLLGSSTFRSFFESVNPNDANVTNFWFALVNLLL; from the coding sequence ATGAAAGATGTGAAGAGAATTTGGTTGGGAGGAATAGTACTAGCGTTATCCGTAACGTCATTTTACTGTAGCCCTGATCAAAATACGAACAATACCCAAGACCTGGCTTTATTAGGAGGACTTTTAGAAACTCCTGAGAAGGGAACCGGAAATCTGGGAGGATTAGATAACACGGATCCGAAAGCCCAAAATATTTTGGACGATCTAACAAGCGTTGTCTATGGATCTTACGATGTAGTGTATATTCCTGGTGCAGTATGTAGCAACGGAACTCCTTACAAAATATTCGTAGATCGTGCAGATGGGATCTTGGATTGGCTGTTAGGATATTCCAGCAGATTGTTGGTATATTTGGAACCTGGAGGCGCTTGTTGGGATTACGAAAGTTGTACGGGACAAACTGGTATCAGAGGAGCTGCAAATCCTAACGGAATTCCTGATAACCATATGAACTTCGGAGCGTTTATAGATCCGAACGTTCCAGGTGGAAGTCCAAATGCGGTGATCTCTCCGATCATATTAAGAAACCACCCTACCGGACAAAATGTGAAAACTTCCAATTGGAACAAAGTGTTTATTCCTTACTGCACCGGAGATGTGTATTCGGGAAATAAGGTTGCAACATATTCGGATCCGACCGGACAAAATCCCCCGATCACCTATCGTCACGTAGGTGCCAAAAATATGGAGTTGGTCATCGATTGGCTGAAAAACAACTTTAACAAACCTAAGGAGATGTTTGTTTCCGGATGTAGCGCAGGGGGAGCCGGCTCTTTGATCAATTATCACTTCATTAGAAAAGCTTTAAGTCCTTCTAAAAGTTATCTATTGAATGATTCAGGACCTATCTTTCCCGCGCCTGGATTCGGTAATCAGTGGCCTTTGCAGCAAAAAATCAAAGATGCCTGGAATACCGAGTATTTTATCGGCAAAGCCCAGCCTGATTTTCCTTCCGTGGACATTCGTGCCGACTATGGAAAGATCAGCGAGGCGCTCGCTCAAAAATATCCGAATGATAAACTGGCGATCACTTTATTCAGAAGAGATGCCAATTATTCAATGTATTCTTATGCAAGATTTTATGGATTGGACGAGAACAATCCTGCAGATAAGGAATACATCATTTCCACTCTCTGGGCACAGGACATCGAGAATTTGAAGGCTCAATACGATAGATATCCGAATCTCGAATATTTTATACCGTATTATAGAAGTATCAATGAAAGCCATTGTACTTCTATTGTGGAATTTACCGGAACTGAAATAGAAAATACCGGAATTACACTCGGGACCTTCATTAACGATTATCTATTAGGAAGTTCCACTTTCAGAAGTTTCTTTGAAAGTGTGAACCCGAACGATGCAAACGTAACGAATTTCTGGTTCGCGTTAGTTAATCTTCTACTATAA
- a CDS encoding putative peptidyl-prolyl cis-trans isomerase: MSRKLALFSGLVSLSVFTSEIRPAESLNKIIATVGNQSISELDFDDAQDKYQKLTKYLKNEDMRKSLRTRIIDFLIDRAVVDSIAEDESIQVNEKRLESEIEKRMEFMGITSRKQFEKAVESSSGMSYELWYTELPYQIKKTQLMQYKVPNHPPSDKDIRTWYAQNREKVGFEVQYRQIAISPNNDSITEESRIHKEATEIKKNVLSDPASFGLIAGSPRNTDANLRARKGLMDWVSSFELYKTNRSVAVALSTVPVGSVSEVFRDERKRYCIVKVEGKRPTPLENVRQGIINLLGREKEDENFIKWVRESRSTVPIQIFDEAYKKENKIPDQQETFTLD, from the coding sequence ATTTCGCGCAAACTCGCCTTATTCTCCGGTTTAGTTTCTCTAAGTGTATTCACTTCGGAGATCCGGCCAGCAGAATCCCTAAATAAGATCATTGCAACCGTTGGAAACCAATCCATCAGCGAGTTGGATTTCGACGATGCTCAAGATAAATACCAAAAACTTACCAAATACCTCAAAAACGAGGATATGAGAAAATCTTTACGCACTCGTATCATAGATTTTTTAATCGATAGAGCGGTAGTGGATTCCATTGCAGAAGACGAATCCATCCAAGTGAATGAAAAAAGATTAGAAAGCGAGATCGAAAAAAGAATGGAGTTTATGGGAATCACCTCTCGTAAACAATTCGAAAAGGCGGTCGAGTCCAGCTCCGGAATGTCTTACGAGCTTTGGTATACGGAACTTCCTTATCAGATCAAAAAAACTCAGCTCATGCAATACAAGGTGCCGAATCACCCACCGTCGGACAAAGATATTCGTACATGGTATGCTCAAAATAGAGAGAAGGTAGGATTCGAAGTCCAATACAGACAGATCGCAATCTCTCCCAATAATGATTCCATTACCGAAGAATCCAGAATCCACAAAGAAGCGACCGAGATTAAAAAGAATGTTCTGTCAGATCCTGCTTCTTTCGGGTTGATCGCAGGTTCTCCTAGAAATACGGATGCAAACTTAAGAGCCAGAAAAGGACTTATGGATTGGGTTTCTTCTTTCGAACTATATAAGACGAATCGTTCCGTTGCAGTTGCATTATCTACCGTTCCTGTCGGTTCCGTTTCGGAAGTATTCAGAGACGAAAGAAAACGTTATTGTATCGTCAAGGTAGAAGGTAAAAGACCCACTCCTTTAGAGAACGTTCGCCAAGGGATCATAAATCTTCTCGGCCGCGAAAAAGAAGACGAAAATTTTATAAAATGGGTAAGAGAATCTAGGTCCACTGTGCCGATACAGATCTTCGACGAAGCGTATAAAAAAGAGAACAAGATCCCGGACCAACAAGAGACCTTCACCCTGGATTAA
- a CDS encoding sodium:solute symporter family protein codes for MFSPIDWYLILAYIIFAFSVGLLLSSKAGESLSSYFVADRKLPWWWLGTSMVATTFAADTPLVITGMVAADGVGGNWLWWSWAIGYLIITVFFAASWRKAEVLTDVEFVELRYSGTGAAILRAAKAFFLSILFNSIILGWVFKAMSKITAPFLDWNVLLGSEVFGSISGAWPSFLILGDLNTTLTVLILFSVVVFYSSMGGIQGVILTDLFQFALGISGAVVFAVFAVQYVGGLEGLYSKLETLYPGKSESIISFWPRIGEEEHGLPLQVFLIFIGVQWWIQYHSDGSGYLAQRLHTAKTPRDAELGSLWFNIANFILRTWPWVLTGLVCLVVFPLHDADLFQPAGSVVQSDREIAYPVLMKIVLPAGCLGLVFVSLMAAFMSTADTHINWGASYLVNDLYLRFLKPNAGNKETVVAGRIAVVLMAGIAILVATQMNSIASAWKFFLAMASGLGLPQILRWIWWRANAWTELSGMGTALVLSFILYKVYPDVNADYLLFFTALGSVIVSILVTFLTAPVPDEVLDAFVNKLHPFGFWGRWGGVSARKNFYSRIRIWLLSIFSLYAWLFGIGYLLQLKYTLGTVFLIFGVISGLIVLKLWEKKDSVS; via the coding sequence ATTTTTTCTCCTATTGATTGGTATCTGATCTTAGCTTATATCATTTTTGCTTTTTCGGTCGGACTTCTTCTTTCCTCTAAGGCCGGAGAAAGTTTGAGTTCTTATTTCGTTGCGGACAGAAAACTTCCTTGGTGGTGGCTCGGAACTTCTATGGTCGCGACTACGTTTGCCGCGGACACTCCTTTGGTCATTACTGGCATGGTTGCTGCGGATGGCGTAGGCGGGAACTGGCTCTGGTGGAGTTGGGCGATCGGTTATCTGATCATTACTGTTTTCTTTGCCGCCTCCTGGAGAAAGGCAGAAGTTCTTACGGATGTTGAATTCGTAGAATTAAGATATTCCGGAACTGGAGCCGCGATCCTAAGAGCAGCAAAAGCATTCTTCTTAAGTATCCTTTTTAATTCTATCATATTGGGCTGGGTCTTTAAGGCAATGTCCAAGATCACCGCTCCATTCTTAGATTGGAACGTATTGCTTGGCTCAGAAGTATTCGGATCTATCTCCGGAGCTTGGCCAAGCTTTTTAATATTAGGAGATTTGAATACTACACTTACAGTACTTATACTTTTTTCAGTCGTAGTTTTTTATAGTAGTATGGGCGGGATCCAAGGTGTGATCCTGACGGACTTATTCCAATTTGCTTTAGGAATAAGTGGCGCAGTCGTATTTGCAGTCTTTGCGGTCCAATACGTAGGCGGTTTAGAAGGTCTGTATTCCAAATTAGAAACTCTGTATCCCGGAAAATCGGAATCCATCATTTCTTTTTGGCCAAGGATAGGAGAAGAAGAGCATGGACTTCCTCTTCAAGTTTTTCTAATATTCATAGGTGTACAGTGGTGGATCCAATATCATTCGGACGGATCGGGATATTTAGCGCAGAGATTACATACCGCAAAAACACCTAGGGATGCGGAATTAGGTTCTCTTTGGTTTAATATCGCTAATTTTATTTTGCGCACCTGGCCTTGGGTATTAACGGGTCTCGTATGTTTGGTAGTATTCCCTTTGCATGATGCGGATCTATTCCAACCGGCAGGAAGTGTCGTTCAGTCGGATAGAGAGATTGCATATCCGGTGCTAATGAAGATAGTTCTGCCTGCTGGATGTTTGGGATTGGTGTTTGTAAGTTTGATGGCTGCATTCATGTCTACGGCGGATACTCATATCAACTGGGGAGCTAGTTATTTAGTAAACGATCTATATTTAAGATTTCTAAAACCGAATGCCGGAAACAAAGAAACTGTCGTAGCAGGAAGGATTGCGGTAGTCTTAATGGCGGGAATCGCTATCTTAGTAGCAACCCAAATGAACTCCATCGCTTCCGCGTGGAAATTTTTCTTAGCAATGGCGTCCGGTTTGGGGCTTCCTCAGATCTTAAGATGGATCTGGTGGAGAGCTAACGCTTGGACGGAATTATCCGGAATGGGAACAGCTTTAGTTCTTTCATTCATTTTATATAAAGTATATCCGGATGTAAACGCGGATTATCTCCTATTTTTCACTGCATTAGGAAGTGTAATCGTTTCGATTTTAGTGACTTTTCTTACCGCTCCGGTTCCGGACGAAGTATTAGACGCATTCGTAAACAAGCTGCACCCTTTTGGCTTCTGGGGAAGATGGGGTGGAGTATCCGCTCGCAAAAATTTCTATTCCAGAATAAGGATCTGGTTATTGTCGATTTTTTCCTTATACGCCTGGCTTTTCGGAATAGGATATCTTCTGCAATTGAAATATACATTGGGCACAGTGTTCCTAATATTCGGAGTGATTTCCGGACTTATAGTCTTGAAGTTATGGGAAAAGAAGGATTCAGTTTCCTGA
- a CDS encoding sensor histidine kinase codes for MKNFYVAIRFRTKNFILSIKKHFQILREVKNNEEFIRSAYFEVYLILRYLFPFLFIVYIPFAVLDWTDFLKNSGYFPLLIYNSIFIPGCFLFTALLNFPILKNENSRRWITVAGTLFLTSAGTAMNLLIFQFGTDISLFAFTQLGIAVLLRYPDKTKKIIYFTNYAVFFVAMFWLGKNSSFLIQNFFFTMVMTVLLDLISFLTKVNSFHKEQSIRDLNRKLVMESIKKSEILRIAIHDLKSPVTGILSLVGLYTREPSHIPVNRVASSYADPPEILDHIDRTSRKILESIEDVLYLASSGDTETIENRIQKLNPELLLRSVACNLNFLFSSKNISVEDNLSEYNFYFQANPQILYRVFDNLLSNAAKFSPVNSEISLKSELVSEIYEKTLIIKIEDSGPGFQPEDEKDMFREFSILSAKPTGSESSSGIGLALAKKLLDRMGIRIRLGNSETLGGAQVILEFPQSKAK; via the coding sequence GTGAAAAACTTCTATGTTGCAATTCGATTTAGGACCAAAAACTTTATATTATCTATAAAGAAACATTTTCAGATACTAAGAGAAGTAAAGAACAACGAAGAATTCATACGGTCCGCTTATTTCGAAGTGTATCTTATACTCAGATATCTGTTTCCATTTCTATTCATAGTTTATATTCCCTTCGCGGTCTTAGACTGGACCGACTTCCTGAAAAATTCCGGATACTTCCCTCTCTTGATCTATAACTCAATTTTTATTCCCGGTTGTTTTCTTTTTACCGCTCTACTCAATTTTCCGATCCTAAAAAACGAAAACAGCAGAAGATGGATCACAGTAGCCGGAACCTTATTTTTAACTTCCGCAGGAACAGCGATGAACCTGCTGATCTTTCAATTCGGGACGGATATTTCGCTATTTGCATTCACTCAGCTCGGCATCGCAGTGCTTCTTCGTTATCCGGATAAAACTAAGAAGATAATCTATTTCACTAATTACGCGGTATTCTTCGTAGCTATGTTCTGGTTAGGAAAAAACTCATCTTTTCTGATCCAGAACTTTTTCTTCACCATGGTCATGACCGTCTTATTGGATCTGATCAGCTTTCTCACCAAGGTGAATTCTTTCCATAAGGAACAATCTATCAGAGATCTGAATCGAAAACTGGTAATGGAATCCATTAAAAAATCTGAAATTTTAAGAATAGCCATCCATGATCTTAAAAGTCCTGTCACAGGGATCTTAAGTTTAGTAGGACTTTATACAAGAGAGCCGAGCCATATTCCCGTAAATCGAGTCGCGTCTTCTTATGCGGATCCGCCTGAAATTTTGGATCATATAGATAGAACTTCCCGCAAAATTTTGGAATCTATCGAAGACGTTTTATATCTAGCAAGTTCAGGAGATACGGAAACGATCGAGAACCGAATCCAAAAATTAAATCCGGAATTATTATTAAGATCGGTAGCCTGTAATCTGAACTTCCTATTCTCCTCTAAGAACATAAGTGTAGAAGACAATCTCTCCGAATATAACTTCTACTTTCAAGCGAATCCTCAGATACTGTATAGAGTATTCGATAACCTACTAAGTAACGCCGCCAAATTCTCTCCTGTAAATTCTGAGATTTCTCTCAAAAGCGAACTCGTCTCGGAAATATATGAGAAAACCCTAATTATCAAAATTGAAGATTCAGGACCGGGATTCCAACCAGAAGACGAAAAAGATATGTTCAGGGAATTTTCTATCCTTTCCGCAAAGCCTACCGGCTCCGAATCCTCAAGCGGGATCGGACTCGCATTGGCTAAAAAGTTATTAGATAGAATGGGAATACGTATCCGCCTAGGTAACTCCGAAACACTCGGGGGTGCCCAGGTAATATTAGAATTTCCGCAATCAAAAGCGAAATAG
- a CDS encoding PaaI family thioesterase has product MHVLSLSDSKPGFFKRILEKWKLFRFNRMIRNNWPVYHRLGPRFEFVSEDLLRLKVRFPFNNKTKGYNGFHFGGAIYAFVDPLYVYSISESLGPEYLVLDTKAEIDFLKASNQDLIAETKVSHEDIRSIREECGAKKKTSRIYQIEILDPDGQKVAIVKKTIYIRKLNPSFPITSRL; this is encoded by the coding sequence ATGCACGTATTATCCCTCTCCGACTCTAAGCCGGGGTTTTTCAAAAGAATATTAGAAAAATGGAAACTATTTAGATTTAATAGAATGATCCGTAATAATTGGCCCGTCTATCATAGGCTCGGCCCCAGATTCGAGTTTGTTTCGGAAGATCTTCTAAGACTAAAAGTCCGATTTCCTTTTAACAATAAAACCAAAGGTTATAATGGATTCCATTTCGGCGGAGCAATCTACGCATTCGTGGATCCATTGTATGTTTACTCTATATCGGAAAGCTTGGGTCCTGAATATCTTGTTTTAGACACAAAAGCAGAGATTGATTTTCTGAAAGCAAGTAATCAAGACCTGATCGCCGAAACGAAAGTTTCTCACGAAGATATAAGATCCATCCGCGAAGAATGCGGAGCTAAAAAGAAAACCTCCCGGATCTATCAAATTGAGATCTTAGATCCGGATGGCCAAAAAGTCGCGATCGTTAAAAAGACAATTTATATCAGGAAACTGAATCCTTCTTTTCCCATAACTTCAAGACTATAA
- a CDS encoding aspartate kinase, with the protein MANIIVQKYGGTSVGSPDRIRNVAGRIKRYHEEGNHVVVVVSAMGHTTDELVDLADKITKNPPKREMDMLLSTGEQVSISLLAMALWDIGVPAKSFTGSQIKMITDGNFSNAKIQGVDRSRIDAALNEGNVVIVAGFQGIDQNENITTLGRGGSDTSAVALAAVLGAKECEIYTDVDGVYTADPRVVPQATKHSQITYEEMLELASLGAGVLHSRSVELGMNYDVVIHVRSSFNNNPGTLVVNEDKIMEKLKVSGVTAKNDQARITIADVPDKPGLAAVLFGDLSSKDILVDVIVQSSPYNGRNTISFTIPKKDLGQALPILESFSNSQGAKKPEINEEISIVSAVGIGMKSHVGVAAQMFKALAEKEINIEMISTSEIKISCVIPRIHAETAVNKIHETFGLSKNG; encoded by the coding sequence ATGGCAAACATAATCGTCCAAAAGTATGGGGGAACATCTGTAGGATCTCCCGATCGCATCCGGAACGTAGCCGGTAGAATCAAACGTTATCATGAAGAAGGCAACCATGTTGTCGTAGTCGTTTCCGCAATGGGACATACGACGGACGAGCTCGTGGACCTTGCCGATAAGATCACTAAAAATCCTCCTAAAAGAGAGATGGACATGTTATTGTCCACAGGGGAGCAGGTTTCTATTTCTCTTCTTGCAATGGCTCTTTGGGATATTGGAGTTCCTGCAAAATCATTCACAGGTTCCCAGATCAAAATGATCACGGACGGAAACTTCTCCAATGCAAAGATCCAAGGAGTAGATCGTTCCAGAATAGACGCAGCATTAAACGAAGGAAACGTTGTGATCGTAGCAGGTTTCCAAGGGATAGACCAAAACGAAAACATCACTACCCTAGGGAGAGGCGGTTCGGATACTTCTGCGGTAGCGTTAGCCGCCGTACTTGGCGCAAAAGAATGTGAGATTTATACTGATGTGGACGGGGTTTATACCGCCGATCCAAGAGTGGTTCCCCAAGCCACTAAACATTCTCAAATCACTTATGAGGAGATGTTGGAACTTGCAAGCCTAGGCGCTGGTGTTCTTCATTCCAGAAGTGTGGAGTTGGGAATGAATTACGATGTCGTCATTCATGTACGTTCCAGCTTTAATAATAATCCGGGAACTTTGGTTGTAAACGAGGACAAAATTATGGAAAAATTGAAAGTAAGCGGAGTCACCGCAAAGAACGACCAAGCCAGAATTACAATCGCGGATGTTCCTGATAAACCGGGGCTTGCAGCAGTTCTATTCGGAGATCTAAGCTCCAAGGATATTCTTGTAGATGTGATCGTTCAATCTTCTCCTTATAATGGAAGGAATACTATCTCTTTCACTATTCCTAAAAAAGATCTAGGCCAGGCGCTTCCAATTTTGGAATCCTTCTCCAATTCTCAGGGAGCAAAAAAGCCGGAGATAAACGAAGAGATTTCTATCGTTTCTGCAGTAGGGATCGGAATGAAATCCCATGTAGGAGTCGCCGCTCAAATGTTCAAAGCTCTGGCAGAAAAAGAGATCAATATCGAAATGATCTCCACTTCAGAGATCAAAATATCCTGCGTGATCCCAAGAATTCATGCAGAAACTGCCGTAAACAAGATCCACGAGACCTTCGGGCTTTCGAAAAACGGTTGA